In the genome of Rhodamnia argentea isolate NSW1041297 chromosome 3, ASM2092103v1, whole genome shotgun sequence, one region contains:
- the LOC125314368 gene encoding disease resistance protein L6-like: MGGIGKTTLAKAIYNKLSNQFEHRSFIADIRESWKKGVHQILKRLIGDILQQDIGVRDENEGTNIISSRLKDKKVLVVLDDVDNVDRVKRLIGKHDLFSLRSRIIITTRDEGIFKRIEVDYKYDLKEMDSAQSLILFSKHAFRMDSPPKEFGDLTHKAVSITGGLPLCLEVFGSLFYGKESTEWEDMIKKLEEIPRKEVQERLRISYEALDDGQKQIFLDIACFFIGTDKSIASYMWEACKFFPKVNIEELRFMSLIKIQDDRWLGMHDQLRDLGGTIVRENYERRPWKHSRLWDSDEALKVLKANKGTEEIEAIDPSKGDSHGNIYTGEQFKNLTTLRFLHMEEGAHLSGDFKGSMEGLKWLRWPICPMNFDIEEFSPNRIS; encoded by the exons atgggaggcattggtaagactactcttgctaaagCCATCTACAACAAGCTCTCCAATCAATTTGAGCATCGTAGCTTCATTGCTGATATAAGGGAATCATGGAAGAAAGGCGTTCATCAGATTCTGAAGCGGTTAATCGGTGATATATTGCAGCAAGATATTGGAGTTCGTGATGAGAATGAAGGGACTAATATTATCTCCTCTAGGCTTAAAGATAAAAAGGTGCTCGTtgtccttgatgatgtggataatGTCGATCGGGTGAAGCGTTTGATTGGTAAGCATGATTTGTTTTCTTTGAGAAGTAGAATCATTATTACCACTAGAGACGAGGGGATTTTTAAACGCATTGAGGTGGACTACAAGTATGACCTTAAGGAAATGGATTCCGCTCAATCCTTGATTCTGTTTAGCAAACATGCGTTTCGAATGGACTCTCCTCCAAAGGAATTTGGGGACCTCACTCATAAAGCTGTATCGATCACAGGAGGGCTTCCCTTATGCCTTGAGGTTTTTGGTTCATTATTCTACGGAAAAGAGTCAACAGAATGGGAAGATATGATAAAGAAGTTAGAAGAAATCCCTCGTAAGGAAGTGCAAGAAAGGTTAAGAATAAGTTACGAAGCATTAGATGATGGACAAAAACAAATATTTCTGGATATCGCTTGCTTTTTCATTGGCACTGACAAGAGCATCGCATCCTACATGTGGGAGGCTTGTAAATTTTTCCCAAAGGTCAATATTGAAGAATTGAGATTTATGTCATTAATAAAAATCCAAGATGATCGTTGGCTCGGAATGCATGACCAATTGAGAGATCTAGGCGGGACAATTGTTCGCGAGAATTACGAGCGACGACCTTGGAAACATAGTAGGTTATGGGACTCCGATGAAGCCTTGAAAGTGCTAAAGGCAAATAAG GGAACGGAAGAGATCGAGGCAATTGATCCGAGTAAAGGCGACTCACATGGCAACATTTACACaggagaacaattcaagaatttgacaACTCTAAGATTCCTTCACATGGAGGAAGGGGCACATCTTAGTGGAGATTTTAAGGGCTCAATGGAGGGGTTAAAATGGCTTCGATGGCCAATATGCCCCATGAATTTTGATATTGAAGAG TTTTCACCCAACAGAATTAGTTAA